The nucleotide sequence TGGCAGCTAGGGTCAGCGCGGCAGTGCGGCGGATGGAAGGTGCGGGCATTGGGACTGGTGTGCGTTTGCTTGCCAGCTTATCGCAGCTCTTGTGGCTTGTTCTAAGACTTGAGTGCGCTGCGGACTGCGGTTGGGCGTAGAATTTGCTCCGTTAGTCTAGAGAGCTCCGTTAGTCTAGAGAGCTCCTTTAAGCTAAGGACAGTGGCGGAGGTTCTCCATGTCGGGTTTTCTGACACAGCAGTGGATTGTGGCTTTGGCGCTCAATGGCGCGATCGCGGCTGTAGGCTTGCTGAGCGAACAAAAGGCGCTCACCCGGTCTGGCACGATACACGCGGCCATCTTGGGCGCGATCTTGTGGGGCTGTTTGGGCTGGCCGGGATATGCGATCGTAGCTGTCTATTTCATTCTCGGTACGGCAGCGACCAAAGTGGGGATGGCCCAAAAAGAAGCTCAGGGGATTGCCGAAAAGCGAGGGGGGGCTCGCGGTCCCGAAAATGTTTGGGGGTCGGCCCTGACGGGGGCGGTTTGCGCGATCGCCTTTGCCTTCTGGCCCAATCCCCTCTGGAAATTGGGTTTTGCAGCCAGCTTCGCAGCTAAGTTGGCCGATACCGCCAGTAGTGAAGTGGGTAAAGCCTACGGCAAGCGAACGTTTTTGATTACCTCCTTCAAGCCCGTGCCCCCCGGTAGCGAAGGGGCGATCAGTTTGGAAGGCACGCTGGCGGGTTGGATTGCGGCTGGAGTTTTGACGGGACTGGCGGCGGTCTTGCAGGTGGTACCGCCCAACTGGTGGTGGGTCTGTTGGGGGGCGGCAGTGTTAGCCACCACCATAGAAAGTTGGATGGGGGCCACCATTCAACCGCTGTTTGACTGGCTCACGAACGAGGCGATCAACGGCATTCAGACCGCGATCGCCGCCGCGATCGCCATCCTCGGCGTTGTGTTGTTGCGCACCCAAGGATTCAATTTTTGAACAGTCCTGTTGAAATCATTCAATCGCAGCGGGATGACGTGCTAGTTTGGCAACAGCCTTCCCCCGAGCGACGCGACTCCGATTGCAGATACTCTTTCACCCACCCACATGTCATTCAGTTGCAACCGAGTTCTGGCACTGTTGCTGGGCTGTCTTGCCATCAGTCACGCGGGAGCGTTCCCGATCGCCGTCCGGGCACAAGCGACGATCGAGCCTACGCAAGCCGAGCGCGAGGGGCAAGGGGCGATCGAGTCGGCGGTGACTGAAATTTTGGAGCGGGAAGCAGCGGAAGCGGCGGCGATCGACGCTGAGGGGCAGGAACCCCCACCCACCGCTGCCGAGTCTGACGAAACCGCAGCGATCTCGATCAAAGAAGGATTGCTGCGGGTGGGCAACCGGACGCCATTTCCGCTGCGGGTTGTGGTGCTCGCGCGCAATGTGCCGGAGAACCCCAGCAATATCCCAGCCCATTGGGACTTTGCGCCTGGAGAAGGGGGCAGTGAGGGGCTGACGTTGAGTTTGAAGGAAAAAGAACCGCTCGTGGTGGGACCGGGGGATATCATTGTGGCCTTCACCATTGACGGTTCGCGGCGATATTGGGGGCCGAATGTGGTGGACGAGACGATCGCCCCGTTTTGGAACAGCAGCGATCGCAGTTGGACGATGATTTTGCAGCCTTGAACGGGTGATGCAATCTGGCTCGATATTGGCGGGGATGCATCAGACTGACAAGGGGAATTGGAGCAAGTGCTGGGAGAGGGCAGTGGAACGCGGATTGCTGTGGCTGCCATTGTTGGCGGCATTTATTGCCTTAACAGTTTTGGGTTGGCGTTCTTATCGCCAGGTGGAACTCTACCGAGAGTGGGCGACACAGTTCGATACAGCCAAATACGATCCGCTCGCAGTGGCGGGACTGAAGGGCCACACTTTGACCTGGGGGAAGCCCAGCCTGCAGGGAGTGCAGGCGGTTCAGTCGCTTGAATTGACAGAGGTGGAGAGCTTGCAACTGCTGGTGGACGGTCGGCCGATCGCCCTCCCCCCAGACTCGCTCCCGCCCGGTAAAGACATTCAGATCGAGTTACTGCCCCAGCAAGCGAGCATCCCGTTTACGGACGCGACGCTGGCGATCGCCTGGTGCCGCAAACTTGCCCACATCCTCTCAACCGCTAGCGCAACTCGGGGCTAGTTTGATTGCGAGACGCGGGCCGCGTGAATTGATAAGCGGGGGGAAACTCTTCTACCGGAACATCCGCCAGGGCTGCATCCATAAATTGCTTCCAAATGGGAGCGACATAGCCGCCGCCAGTGGTGCCGTGGGCCATCGGCGAATTGTTATCGTTCCCAATCCACACCGCTGTCGAGAGCTGCGGCGTAAAACCCACAAACCAGGCATCTCTAAAGTCGGAGGTGGTGCCGGTTTTCCCAGCCAAAGGCCGCCCATCTTCCAGCCGAGCCGCCACCCCCGTTCCTCGCAGCGTCACCCCCTGCAAAATCTCCACCAAACTGGCTACCGCCCACGGATCGAGCGTGCGTTCGGTGTCCGGTTGAGCCGTTTCGATAATGTTTCCCTGAGTGTCAATCACCTGCAGGATTAAGCTGGGCTCGATGCGCACGCCCCCATTGGCAAAGGTGGCATAGGCACTGGCCATTTCCAGCGGCGTGATATCGGCAGCTCCCAAAGCCAGCGAGAGGTTGGGCTGCATCGCCTGCTGAATGCCCGCCGCTCGGGCTGACTCAATCACATCAGAGACCCCCACTGCATTGGCCAGCTTGACCGCTGGCACATTGCGGGAGAGCTCCAAGGCCCGCTGTAGCGTGAGCGTCCCCATAAAGCGGCTGTCGTAATTGCGGGGGCTGTAGGTGCGACCGGGACCGTCGGGATAAGTAATGGGAGAATCGTTCAACAGACTGGTCAGGCTGTATCGACCGGAGGCCAAGGCTGTGTAATACACAAACGGCTTGAAGGCCGAACCGGGTTGGCGAATGGCTTGAATGGAGCGGTTGAACTGTCCCCGCTCGGCGTTGACTCCCCCCACCATTGCCTTGATAAATCCCGTGCGCGGATCGACGGCAACCAATGCCAGTTGATTCGCTTGGCGGTTGTACTGCTGCAGGAAGGCAGCCCCATCATTCACGGCCTGTTGAGCCTCTCGCTGCAGGTCTAGATCGATTGTGGCCTGTACCCGAAAGCCTCCTCGCAGCAAGGCATCGCGACCGAATCGGTCGATCAACTCAGCCTCGATCGCGTCGGCGATCGCCGGAGCACTGGCTTGAAACGAGGTAATCTGCCCCAACGTCAATTCCTGTTGGGCGGCAGCTAGGGCGGTATCCGCATCGATCCATTCCAACTCCACCATCCGCTGTAACACCGTCTCCTGTCGCCGCTTGGCTGCCTCGAAATTTCGAAATGGGCTGAGCTGTTCGGGAGCTTGCAACAGCCCCGCCAGCATGGCTGACTCTGCTAAATTGAGCTCGGATGCTTCTTTGTCGAAATAGCTTTCTGCCGCTGTTTCAATGCCGTAGAGATTGTGACCCCAATACACTTGATTGAGGTACATCTCCAGAATTTCGTTTTTATCAAACACCTGCTCCACCCGCACCGCCAGTACGGCTTCAGCCGCTTTGCGGCTAATCGTGCGATCGGGCGTCAAAAACAGATTTTTGACCAGTTGCATGGTGAGGGTAGAGCCGCCGCCAGCAGACCCCAAGCCCCCTTGGACGCTACCCAAAAAGGCTCGACCGATGCGGACGGGGTTAATGCCGCTATGCAGGTAAAAGTGGCTGTCTTCGATCGCCAGCAGCGACAGCTTCATTTCGTTGGAAATTGCTTCTAGGGGAACCAGTTGGCGGTTGGCTTCGCCGTGTAGAGAGGCAATCAGGGTGCCGTTGATATCGACGATGGTAGTGGTTTCGTTGGGAACGTAGTATCTCAAGCTTTGGACTTCGGGCAGATTGCGAAAACTGACCGCTAGGCCGATGAGAGTGCCCGAAACGACGGTCACCCCCAAAACCAGCACTCCCAGAGAGACGTTGTTGATGCCACTCAAGACGAGGCCCGCCCAATTGCGTTGTCGGGGGCGTGGGGGTGGGGGCTCGGCAGATCGCGATCGCTGCGGGTAGGGTTGTGGAGTACTGGCCACGCTGCAGTCCTAGAAACTGGGGCTATTATAGGCGCTGGCTTGTGGGACTGGCAGGGGCTTATCCGCCAAACTGTTGTGGAACGACTTTACCCAGGTCTGGCGATCTGAGCACTATGAAACCCCTAACTCTTTGCGGTTGATATCGGCCCGCTCTAAGTCCTGTCGAATCACTGCTACGAGGTCGGGGTTGTGGGCGGTGGCGGTTTTGAGGGCTTCGTACAGGTATATCTCGGCGAGATCGTATTGCTTGTAATACAGCATTTCGTTGCCCCGCAAGTGGTAGGCCTTGACAAACAGCCGTTGTGCTTGGAAGCGCTTGGGATAATGGGCCACCAACTGCTCCGCCAATTCGCTCGCGAGGGCGTATTTGTGCTGCAGTAATGCCTGTTGCACTGCCCGAGCCCCCTGCTCGTAGCTTTCGATCGCAGGCGTTTGTCGCGGCGGCGGTGGTGCGGGGCGAGGTTTTTGAGGCGGTCGCTCGGCTGCTTGCGCTCCAGTTCCGTGCCCTCTCTGGCGTTGCGAGCCTGCCTTCGCGGAGCCATTGCCATTGCTGCGATATCCGCTTGCTGCAGCGCGAGGGGTAGCCGTAGGGGACTGGGCCGGTTTGGGCTTGACGGCTGCCGGTTTGGGCGGGGCGGGGGTTGGCTTGACCTGGCGCTGGGGGGGACGGTAGGGAATTGCGGTGCGAGGCGATCGCCCCAAACCCAAGCTCAGATCGTATTTGCGCCGCTCGTTAGCATCGCTGAGGATTTCGTAGGCGGCCTGAATTTGACGGAAGCGATCGTTTCCGTCCGAGCCCGCCACATCGGGATGGCACTGCCGCACCAACCGACGGTAGCCCCGTTTGATCTCCTCGGGTGTGGCCTCTGGAGAAATAGCCAGGATTTGGTAGAGGTTCATAGCAGCCTGTGCAGTATGGCTACCCGGATGCCCGTGCCAGCAAGCTGGACGGGTGTTTTACGATTGTTGCATCTCAAGTGAGGGAGGCTGGAGGGATTACATCACTTTTACAGATTTTGGCACACTCAGTCACTCAGCTCGCTCAGTCCTCATTTCCTCAATCGATGTCAGTACTGTGGCGGCCAAGAAAATCCGCTGGCATAGCTGCCTTAGAGTAATTGGATATAGTCACTGGCCTCCTCCCTGCTCTCCCTCTAACTGCGCAATCCCGAGCTTGAACCTGATAGTGTCCTTCTCCATGTGATAGCCATAGAACCAGGAAAAGCGCTGTTCGTGCTTCTCGCTAAGTTCCAGCAGCGCGTCAATGCGAGCCTTTTGCTTTATCTGGCTCTCTTGTCGCTCCCGCTGTACCGAGAGGATGCCTTCGATAGCTTGCTGTATTTGTTCGGGGGTCATGGCTGTCTATCCAGAAGTAAAAGAATCTATTGCAATGGCGACAGATCGAGTTCGTCAAAGGACTTGAGAAATTCCAGTAGACGGCTGGCAATTTTGGCAACGCCGCCCGTAACATTCGACTCAATATTTAAAGGCATGACTGGATCGTGCAGGGATAAGCGCAATAAAAACCATCCACCCTCCTGAGGCGATCGACAAGAGACCCGCACTCCTTCATAATTGGGACTCGCAATCTCCCAGTCATCCCGATCTGACGCAAAGGCTTCGAGCTTTTCTATTACCCCATTGCCATAGGTCTTAAAATCTTCAACCCCCAGTCCGAGGCGAAATTCTCTACTCTCTTCTGGTTCTTTCAAATTCGCAATCAGATCGGTCAAAGATTCCCCCTTTAAGGCTGATTTGGCTAACTCGATTAATAAAATCGTCACCAAATAAGCGCCATCATCCAGAAAGTAATTCTCTTTCATGGCTCCATGACCGGAGGTCTCGATCGCCAACCAAGACTCTCGACCTTCATTATTCAGGCGAATAGACTCATTAATAACATTCTTATAGCCGCGTTTAAATCGATGGTGAACGCCATTTAAATCCCCCTCGATAAACTGAGATAATCCTTCAGAGGTAATGGAATCCGTCACAATCGTCGAGCCCGGATGCTCTCGCAAGACGATCGCAGAAACCAAGGCGATCGGCCGGTTGCGGTTGAGTTCTCTGCCCGAGCGATCGACGGCGGCTCCGCGATCGACATCGGTATCGAAAATAATGCCGAAATCTGCGCCATGCTCGATGACCGCCTGACAAATTGAAGCCATTGCCTGCTTGTTTTCAGGATTGGGAACGTGATTGGGAAATTTGCCATCGGGATCTAAAAACTGACTGCCAGTCGTGTCGGCCCCTAAAGGCGCTAGCACTTTATCGGCGTAGAACCCTCCTGCGCCATTCCCCGCATCGACAATAATCTTGAGCCCTTGCAAGGGGCGATCGAAATGGTCGGGATGACTGACCCCCTGCCGGACCTCAGCCACCAGTTCATCCGCATAGACGGAGATAAAGTCGCGTTGTTCGAGGCTGCCCGGTTCTGCTGAGTCTGCAAAATTGCGATTCTCAGCCAACGCCAAAATGTCAGAAATATCCTGTTTGTCCAATCCCCCTCGGGCCGTGAAAAACTTCATGCCGTTGCGATTGAAGGGCAAGTGACTGGCCGTCACCATCATTGCCCCGTCGCAGTCGAAGCCAGGGGTGACAGTACTCTTAAACATGGCGGGGGTCGAAGCCATACCGAAATCAAACACTCGACAACCCGCAGCAGTCATGCCCTCCATCGCCGCTTTGGCTAATTCCGGTCCCGACAGGCGACTGTCGCGCCCAACTGAAAGGGTTAAGTCTGTCGCAGGTTTCTCCAGCTTTTGAGAGAGCCAAGCAACAAACGCTCTGCCCAGCACTCGCACAACTTCAGGTGTCAGGTTGACAGCCTCTCCAGGAATCCCCTCCAGGGCAACTCCCCGTATATCCGAACCATTCTGTAGCTTCTTCCAGTTAAAATCGTGCATGGCGAAGATCGGGCGGTAAGAGTTTGCGATCGCATGGTAATCCGGGACACTGCCCCCAGAGAGTTCCAATGCTGCCTTTCAGCATAATCGCCATCAAAACTTAGATCGATTGCAACTGGGCCTGCCGTTCCCAAACAACACCAGCACCCCAAACAACACCAGCACCCCAAACAACACCAGTATCGGAGCTGACCGAATGCCAGCCAAAGGATTTCGCCCCCAGCCCAGAAAACCCACCCGCCTCGCCCCTTACGTGCGCACAATGCCCGTCGTCATCTCTGCCATGCTGGATCTCGCTCGGGTAACGGCTGAAGATGTGGTGTACGACCTCGGCTGCGGCGACGGACGCATTGTGCTGGCTGCCGCTCGACAATACGGAGCTGCGGGAGTCGGCGTAGACATCGATCGCGATTGCATTCGCATCGCTCGCGATCGCGCCCGAGAGCTCGGCCTAGGCGATCGCGTCCAGTTCCTCCAGCAGGATCTGATGGCCCTCGACCTCTCCCCTGCCACCGTTGTGACCTTATACCTGCTACCGCGATCGAATTTGGCCCTGCGAGATAAATTAAGGGCCGAACTCCAAGCCGGCACTCGCATTCTCAGTCATTCTTTCGACATGGGGAATTGGGAACCGGAGGCGACTGCCAGCGCTGCGGATGCCATCAATACCTATCCCATTTACCTGTGGCGGGTTTAAACACTCACCTCGGCGGGCTCGCGCTCTAACTGCCGTTGGCGCCCTAGCGCAGCTTTGAGGAAGCCTAGAAATAAGGGATGGGGTCGGCGGGGGCGCGATCGGAACTCGGGGTGAAACTGGCAGGCAATAAAGAAGGGATGCTCGGGATATTCGATGATTTCCACGAGACGGTTGTCGAGAGAGGTGCCGCTGACTCTGTAGCCAGAATCGGTCAGCAGATCGCGGTAAGCATTATTAAATTCATAGCGATGGCGGTGTCGCTCCGACACCACCGCCTCTCCGTAGAGCTGCTGGGCGAGCGACCCTGGGGTTAAGCGGCAGGGATAGAGGCCCAGGCGCATCGTGCCCCCCAGATCGATCACATCTGCTTGCTCGGGCAGCAAGCTAATGACGGGGTTGGGGGTGTCGGGATCGAACTCAGAGCTATTGGCTCGCTCTAGCGCAGCCAGATTCAGGCCCCACTCAATTACGGCACATTGCATGCCCAAACACAGTCCCAGAAAGGGCAGTTGGCGCTCGCGAGCGTAGCGAATCGCATCCACCTTACCCTCGATGCCCCGGGTACCAAATCCACCGGGCACGATCGCCCCGTCAACCCGAGAGAGATAGCGTTCGGGACCGTAGGCCGATACGTCTTCGGCAGAGATCCAGTCGATTTGCACGTTGCAGTTGAG is from Synechococcus sp. PCC 7336 and encodes:
- a CDS encoding J domain-containing protein, translated to MNLYQILAISPEATPEEIKRGYRRLVRQCHPDVAGSDGNDRFRQIQAAYEILSDANERRKYDLSLGLGRSPRTAIPYRPPQRQVKPTPAPPKPAAVKPKPAQSPTATPRAAASGYRSNGNGSAKAGSQRQRGHGTGAQAAERPPQKPRPAPPPPRQTPAIESYEQGARAVQQALLQHKYALASELAEQLVAHYPKRFQAQRLFVKAYHLRGNEMLYYKQYDLAEIYLYEALKTATAHNPDLVAVIRQDLERADINRKELGVS
- a CDS encoding cyclopropane-fatty-acyl-phospholipid synthase family protein, coding for MPAKGFRPQPRKPTRLAPYVRTMPVVISAMLDLARVTAEDVVYDLGCGDGRIVLAAARQYGAAGVGVDIDRDCIRIARDRARELGLGDRVQFLQQDLMALDLSPATVVTLYLLPRSNLALRDKLRAELQAGTRILSHSFDMGNWEPEATASAADAINTYPIYLWRV
- a CDS encoding transglycosylase domain-containing protein; protein product: MASTPQPYPQRSRSAEPPPPRPRQRNWAGLVLSGINNVSLGVLVLGVTVVSGTLIGLAVSFRNLPEVQSLRYYVPNETTTIVDINGTLIASLHGEANRQLVPLEAISNEMKLSLLAIEDSHFYLHSGINPVRIGRAFLGSVQGGLGSAGGGSTLTMQLVKNLFLTPDRTISRKAAEAVLAVRVEQVFDKNEILEMYLNQVYWGHNLYGIETAAESYFDKEASELNLAESAMLAGLLQAPEQLSPFRNFEAAKRRQETVLQRMVELEWIDADTALAAAQQELTLGQITSFQASAPAIADAIEAELIDRFGRDALLRGGFRVQATIDLDLQREAQQAVNDGAAFLQQYNRQANQLALVAVDPRTGFIKAMVGGVNAERGQFNRSIQAIRQPGSAFKPFVYYTALASGRYSLTSLLNDSPITYPDGPGRTYSPRNYDSRFMGTLTLQRALELSRNVPAVKLANAVGVSDVIESARAAGIQQAMQPNLSLALGAADITPLEMASAYATFANGGVRIEPSLILQVIDTQGNIIETAQPDTERTLDPWAVASLVEILQGVTLRGTGVAARLEDGRPLAGKTGTTSDFRDAWFVGFTPQLSTAVWIGNDNNSPMAHGTTGGGYVAPIWKQFMDAALADVPVEEFPPAYQFTRPASRNQTSPELR
- a CDS encoding TIGR00297 family protein, which produces MSGFLTQQWIVALALNGAIAAVGLLSEQKALTRSGTIHAAILGAILWGCLGWPGYAIVAVYFILGTAATKVGMAQKEAQGIAEKRGGARGPENVWGSALTGAVCAIAFAFWPNPLWKLGFAASFAAKLADTASSEVGKAYGKRTFLITSFKPVPPGSEGAISLEGTLAGWIAAGVLTGLAAVLQVVPPNWWWVCWGAAVLATTIESWMGATIQPLFDWLTNEAINGIQTAIAAAIAILGVVLLRTQGFNF
- a CDS encoding phosphomannomutase/phosphoglucomutase; translation: MHDFNWKKLQNGSDIRGVALEGIPGEAVNLTPEVVRVLGRAFVAWLSQKLEKPATDLTLSVGRDSRLSGPELAKAAMEGMTAAGCRVFDFGMASTPAMFKSTVTPGFDCDGAMMVTASHLPFNRNGMKFFTARGGLDKQDISDILALAENRNFADSAEPGSLEQRDFISVYADELVAEVRQGVSHPDHFDRPLQGLKIIVDAGNGAGGFYADKVLAPLGADTTGSQFLDPDGKFPNHVPNPENKQAMASICQAVIEHGADFGIIFDTDVDRGAAVDRSGRELNRNRPIALVSAIVLREHPGSTIVTDSITSEGLSQFIEGDLNGVHHRFKRGYKNVINESIRLNNEGRESWLAIETSGHGAMKENYFLDDGAYLVTILLIELAKSALKGESLTDLIANLKEPEESREFRLGLGVEDFKTYGNGVIEKLEAFASDRDDWEIASPNYEGVRVSCRSPQEGGWFLLRLSLHDPVMPLNIESNVTGGVAKIASRLLEFLKSFDELDLSPLQ